CTGGGCGGCTGGCTGGGCGAGCATGTCAGCCTGCGGGCGGCGCTGGGCTTTGCAGGCGCCAGTTGCGCGCTGCTGGCGCTGGTGGCCTGGCGGCTGCCGCGCATCCAGGCGGTGCGGGAGCTGCCCTCGGTGGACAGCCCGGCGCGCCGGCTGGAGGCCGTGGATGCTGGCGTGGCCTGAGACCCGGGCTCAGGGCCCCAGGGTGTCGGTGATGATGCGGTCCACGCCCAGGGCCCACAGGGCGTCGGCCCGGTCGGCTTCGTTGACCGTGTAGACCCAGCCGGCCAGGCCGTGGGCGTGCAGGCTGCGCAGGGTGTCGGCGTCCATCAGCCGGTGGTTCAGCACCACGCCCTGGCAGCCCAGGGCCTGCGCCTGCGCCACCCAGCCCGGCGTCAGGGTGTCCAGCAGCAGGGCCCGGGGCAGTTCCGGGGCCGCGACGGCCGCCGCCGCGAGGGCCGCCGGCTGGAAGGAGGACAGCCAGGGCGCCGGGGTGCCGGTATGCCAGAGCCGCCGCACCGCGTGTGCCACCACCTGGCCGGTCGCTTCGGCTTGCCCGGGCAACGGCTTGAGTTCGAGATTGACATGCAAGCCTTCGGCGTTCGCGAAGGCGGCCAGGGCCGCCAGCCGGGCGGGGGGCTCACCGGCCCAGCCGGGGCCGCACCAGGCGCCAGCGTCCAGCCGGGACAGGGTGGCCCAGTCCGCCGCCGCGGCCGGGCCCTGGCCCGAGGTCGTGCGCTCCAGGGTGTCGTCGTGCAGCAGATAGGGCTCGCCATCGGCGGAGAGCTTCACATCGCACTCGAAGGCCCGGTAGCCCAGCTGCCAGCCGTGGCGGAAGGCGGCCAGGGTGTTCTCCGGGGCCCGGCGGCCGGCGCCGCGGTGGGCGATCCAGCGCGGCCAGGCGTCCGCGGCGGGGGAGGGGGGGCGCTCGGACGATGGCATGGGGCGGATGGGCGGGGTGGATGGGCGAGGTGGTGGAACCGGCCAGAGCATGCCATGCCCCGCAGGCGGGGTTTCCCCCGGACGGTATCATTCACGCCCTCGTGCCCCTGACAGGTGCGTGCGGCCGGATCCCCCGGTCCTCCCGCTTTTTGCCTGCCCGCCATGAACGCGCCGCTGCCGATTCCCACCGTCCCCACTCTGAACGGGGACCACCCCGTCGAAGACGCCGCCGCGCCCCGGCTGCGCGAGATCCCGTACAACTACACCTCGCTGTCCGACCGCGAGATCGTGCTGCGCCTGCTGGGCGAGCGCGCCTGGGATCTGCTGAACCTGCTGCGCGACGAGCGCCGCACCGGCCGCTCCGCCCGCATGCTCTACGAGGTGCTGGGCGACATCTGGGTCGTCAAGCGCAACCCCTACCTGGTCGACGACCTGCTGGACAACCCGCGCCGGCGCGGTCAGCTGATCGAGGCCCTGCACCACCGCCTGACCGAGGTGGAGAAGCGCCGCACCCCCGAGGTGGACGCCCAGCGCGACGCCCATGTGGGCGAGCTGCTGGTGCTGGCCCGCGCTGCGGTGGACCGCTTCGCCACCCGCTTCGTGCAGGTGGACGAGCTGCGCCAGCGTGCGCGCAAGCTGTTCGCCCAGTGCACCCGCAAGGACAACATCAAGTTCGACGGTCTCTCGCGCGTCTCGCACGTGACCGACGCGACCGACTGGCGGGTGGAATACCCCTTCGTCGTGCTGACCCCGGACACCGAGGCCGAGATGGCCGGTCTGGTGGCGGCCTGCGTGGAACTGGGCCTGACCGTGATCCCGCGCGGGGGCGGCACCGGCTACACCGGCGGCGCCGTGCCGCTGACCTGGAAGAGCGCGGTCATCAACACCGAGAAGCTCGAGCAGATGACCGAGGTCGAGATGAGCACGCTGCCCGGCGTGGACCATCCCGTGCCGACGATCTGGACCGGCGCCGGCGTGGTCACCCAGCGGGTGGCCGATGCGGCCGAGCGCGCCGGCTTCGTCTTCGCGGTGGACCCGACCTCGGCCGAGGCGTCCTGCGTGGGCGGCAACATCGCGATGAACGCGGGCGGCAAGAAGGCCGTGCTGTGGGGCACCGCGCTGGACAACCTGGCCAGCTGGAAGATGGTGACGCCCGAGGCCAAGTGGCTGGAGGTCACCCGGCTGAACCACAACCTGGGCAAGATCCACGACGCCGAGGTGGCCAGCTTCGAGCTGAAGTACTTCGACGCCAGCGGCAAGCACCTGGAACGCACCGAGCGCCTGGACATCCCGGGCCGCGTCTTCCGCAAGGAAGGCCTGGGCAAGGACGTCACCGACAAGTTCCTGGCCGGCCTGCCCGGCGTGCAGAAGGAGGGCTGCGACGGCCTGATCACCAGCGCGCGCTGGGTGGTGCACCGCATGCCGGCGCACACCCGCACCGTCTGCCTGGAGTTCTTCGGCAACCCCAAGGACTGCGTGCCCTCGATCGTCGAGATCAAGGACTTCATGTTCCAGGAGATGAAGCAGCCGGGGGGCGCCATCCTGGCCGGCCTGGAGCACATGGACGACCGCTACCTGAAGGCGGTGGGCTATGCGACCAAGAGCAAGCGCGGCGGCATGCCAAAGATGGCGCTGTTCGGCGACATCGTCGGCGACGACGAGGACCGCGTGGCCAAGGCTGCCAGCGAGGTCATCCGCCTGGCCAATGCCCGTTCGGGCGAAGGCTTCATCGCCGTCAGCCCCGAGGCCCGCAAGAAGTTCTGGGCCGACCGCAAGCGCACCGCGGCCATCAGCCGCCACACCAACGCCTTCAAGGTCAACGAGGACGTGGTGATCCCGCTGGAGCGCATGGGCGAATACACCCTGGGCATCGAGCGGATCAACATCGAGCTGTCGCTGCGCAACAAGCTGGCGCTGACCGAGCGGCTGGAGGCCTTCTTCACCGAGGGCGAGCTGCCCTTGGCCAAGACCGACGAGGCCGGCGAGCACACCCGCGACGAACTGCTGGACGAGCGCGTGCCCGAGGCGCTGGCGCTGATCCGCAGCGTGCGCGGCCTGTGGCAGCACTGGCACGACCACCTGGACGAGGTGCTGCCCAATGAGAGCCGCAGCTTCTTCGACCAGCTGCAGGACCATTCCCTGCGCGCGTCCTGGAAGAAGGACCTGCTCAAGCCGCTGCAGCTGCTGTTCGCCGGCTCCACCTTCGCGCCCATCATCGAGGGCGTCAAGAAGGTCCACAAGGACGTGCTGCGCGGCCGCGTGTGGGTGGCCCTGCACATGCACGCCGGCGACGGCAATGTGCACACCAACATCCCGGTCAACAGCGACAACTACGAGATGCTGAAGACCGCGCACGAGGCGGTGGCCCGCATCATGGTGCTGGCGCGCAGCCTCAACGGCGTGATCTCGGGCGAGCACGGCATCGGCATCACCAAGCTGGAGTTCCTCTCGGACGAGGAGCTGGCCAACTTCACCGCCTACAAGGCCAAGGTGGACCCGGAAGGCCGCTTCAACCGTGGCAAGCTGCTGCGCGGCGAGGCCCTGAGCCGCCTGGGCGATGAGGTGCATGCCGCCGACCTGACCCACGCCTACACGCCCAGCTTCGGCCTGATGACGCACGAGTCGCTGATCATGCAGCAGAGCGACATCGGCGACATCGCGGCCTCGGTCAAGGACTGCCTGCGCTGCGGCAAGTGCAAGCCGGTGTGCTCCACCCATGTGCCGCGCGCCAACCTGCTGTACAGCCCGCGCAACAAGATCCTGGCCACCTCGCTGCTGGTCGAGGCCTTCCTCTACGAGGAGCAGACCCGGCGCGGCGTGTCGATCAAGCACTGGGAGGAGTTCGAGGACGTGGCTGACCACTGCACGGTCTGCCACAAGTGCCTGAGCCCCTGCCCGGTGAAGATCGACTTCGGCGACGTGACGATGGCCATGCGCAACCTGCTGCGCAAGATGGGCCGCAAGAGCTTCCGCCCCGGCCAGGCCGCGGCCATGCTGATGCTCAACGCCACCAACCCGGAGACGATCAAGCTGGCCCGCACGGCCATCGTCGGCGTGGGCATGAAGGCCCAGCGACTGGCGCACGACGTGCTGTCCATCGCCGCCAAGCACCAGACCAGCGCGCCGCCGGCCACGGTGGGCACCGCCCCGATCAAGGAGCAGGTGATCCACTTCATCAACAAGAAGATGCCGGGCGGCCTGCCCAAGAAGACCGCGCGGGCACTGCTGGACATCGAGGACCGGGAGTATGTGCCCATCATCCGCAACCCGGCCGTCACCACGGCCGAGACGGAGGCGGTGTTCTACTTCCCCGGCTGCGGTTCCGAGCGCCTGTTCAGTCAGGTGGGCCTGGCCACCCAGGCCATGCTCTGGCATGCCGGCGTGCAGACCGTGCTGCCGCCGGGCTACCTGTGCTGCGGCTACCCGCAGCGCGGGGCCGGCCAGTTCGACAAGGCCGAGAAGATCATCACCGACAACCGGGTGCTGTTCCACCGCGTGGCCAACACGCTGAACTACCTGGACATCAAGACGGTGGTGGTGAGCTGCGGCACCTGCTACGACCAGCTGCAGGGCTACCACTTCGACAAGATCTTCCCGGGCTGCCGCATCATCGACATCCACGAGTTCCTGCTCGAGAAGGGCATCAAGCTCGACGGCGCCGGTGGCTACCTTTTCCACGACCCCTGCCATTCGCCGATGAAGCAGCAGGACCCGATGAAGACCGTCAAGGCCCTGGTCGGCGACGCGGTGATCAAGAGCGAGCGCTGCTGCGGTGAGTCCGGCACGCTGGCGGTCAGCCGGCCCGACATCTCGACCCAGGTGCGCTTCCGCAAGGAAGAGGAGATGCGCAAGGCCGAGGCGACGCTGCGCGCCACCGGGGTGGTGGGCCAGCAGCAGGACCTGAAGATCCTGACCTCCTGCCCCAGCTGCCTGCAGGGCCTGTCGCGCTACGGCGACGACCTGCAGAACGGCCTGCTGGAGGCCGACTACATCGTCGTCGAGATGGCGCGCAAGATCCTGGGCGCCACCTGGATGGAAGACTACGTCGCCCGCGCCAATGCCGGCGGCATCGAGCGGGTGCTGGTGTGATGAAGCAGGCCGGTTGCGAACTGTGCGAGCACCAGGCCACCGCGGCCTGGTCGCTGGTGCATGCGGGCGAGCGCCTGCGCGTGGTGCGGGTGCTGGACGCGCCGGAGTTCCCGGCCTTCTACCGCGTGATCTGGAACGAGCACGTGGCCGAGATGAGCGATCTCTCGCACGTGGACCGCGCCCATCTGATGGACGCGGTGCTGGCCGTGGAGCATGTGCTGCGCACCAGCCTCAAGCCCACCAAGATCAACCTGGCCACGCTCGGCAATGTGGTGCCGCACCTGCACTGGCACGTCATCGCCCGCTTCGACTGGGACAGCCATTTCCCGCAGCCCATCTGGGGCAGCCGCCAGCGCACGCCCGAGCCGCCGGCCGGCCAGCGCCTGGCCGTGCCGCTGACCGAACTGGACGACCGGGTGCGCCGCGCCCTGAATGCCTGACTTCCGCTGGATTGCCGCATGAGTTCCCCCACCCCCACCGCGCTGACCCTGCACCAGGCCTCCCGCGTGCTGGAGATCGGCTTCGACGACGGCCAGACCTTCCGCATTCCCTTCGAGCTGCTGCGCGTGTACTCGCCCTCGGCCGAGGTGCAGGGCCACGGCCCGGGCCAGGAGGTGCTGCAGACCGGCAAGCGGAACGTGCTGATCACCGACGTGGCCATGGTGGGCCACTATGCGCTGCAGCCGCGCTTTGACGACGGCCACGAGTCCGGCCTCTACACTTGGGCCTATCTGTACGATTTGGGTGCGCGGCAGGCCGAGCACTGGGCGGCCTACGAGGCCCGGCTGAAGCTGGCCGGCGTGGACCGCGACACGCCGATGCCTCCCAAGGACGGCCCGTCCTGCCACTCGCACTGATCCGGGCGCCCGTCGGCGCCACCACCCATTCCAGGAAAGAGTTCCATGTCGCAGACCCACTTCGGTTTTGAAACCGTGGACGAGGCCGAGAAGGCCGGCAAGGTCAAGGGCGTGTTCGATTCGGTCGCCTCCAAGTACGACCTGATGAACGACTTCATGTCCATGGGCCTGCACCGGGTCTGGAAGGCCTACACGGTGGCCGTGGCCAACCTGAAGGAAGGCGACGTGGTGCTGGACATCGCCGGCGGCACGGGCGACCTCTCGCGCGCCTTCGCCCGCAAGGTCGGCCCGACCGGCACCGTGGTGCACACCGACATCAACGAGGCCATGCTGCGCACCGGCCGCGACCGCCTGCTCGA
This sequence is a window from Ideonella dechloratans. Protein-coding genes within it:
- the ugpQ gene encoding glycerophosphodiester phosphodiesterase — protein: MPSSERPPSPAADAWPRWIAHRGAGRRAPENTLAAFRHGWQLGYRAFECDVKLSADGEPYLLHDDTLERTTSGQGPAAAADWATLSRLDAGAWCGPGWAGEPPARLAALAAFANAEGLHVNLELKPLPGQAEATGQVVAHAVRRLWHTGTPAPWLSSFQPAALAAAAVAAPELPRALLLDTLTPGWVAQAQALGCQGVVLNHRLMDADTLRSLHAHGLAGWVYTVNEADRADALWALGVDRIITDTLGP
- a CDS encoding DUF3683 domain-containing protein, whose product is MNAPLPIPTVPTLNGDHPVEDAAAPRLREIPYNYTSLSDREIVLRLLGERAWDLLNLLRDERRTGRSARMLYEVLGDIWVVKRNPYLVDDLLDNPRRRGQLIEALHHRLTEVEKRRTPEVDAQRDAHVGELLVLARAAVDRFATRFVQVDELRQRARKLFAQCTRKDNIKFDGLSRVSHVTDATDWRVEYPFVVLTPDTEAEMAGLVAACVELGLTVIPRGGGTGYTGGAVPLTWKSAVINTEKLEQMTEVEMSTLPGVDHPVPTIWTGAGVVTQRVADAAERAGFVFAVDPTSAEASCVGGNIAMNAGGKKAVLWGTALDNLASWKMVTPEAKWLEVTRLNHNLGKIHDAEVASFELKYFDASGKHLERTERLDIPGRVFRKEGLGKDVTDKFLAGLPGVQKEGCDGLITSARWVVHRMPAHTRTVCLEFFGNPKDCVPSIVEIKDFMFQEMKQPGGAILAGLEHMDDRYLKAVGYATKSKRGGMPKMALFGDIVGDDEDRVAKAASEVIRLANARSGEGFIAVSPEARKKFWADRKRTAAISRHTNAFKVNEDVVIPLERMGEYTLGIERINIELSLRNKLALTERLEAFFTEGELPLAKTDEAGEHTRDELLDERVPEALALIRSVRGLWQHWHDHLDEVLPNESRSFFDQLQDHSLRASWKKDLLKPLQLLFAGSTFAPIIEGVKKVHKDVLRGRVWVALHMHAGDGNVHTNIPVNSDNYEMLKTAHEAVARIMVLARSLNGVISGEHGIGITKLEFLSDEELANFTAYKAKVDPEGRFNRGKLLRGEALSRLGDEVHAADLTHAYTPSFGLMTHESLIMQQSDIGDIAASVKDCLRCGKCKPVCSTHVPRANLLYSPRNKILATSLLVEAFLYEEQTRRGVSIKHWEEFEDVADHCTVCHKCLSPCPVKIDFGDVTMAMRNLLRKMGRKSFRPGQAAAMLMLNATNPETIKLARTAIVGVGMKAQRLAHDVLSIAAKHQTSAPPATVGTAPIKEQVIHFINKKMPGGLPKKTARALLDIEDREYVPIIRNPAVTTAETEAVFYFPGCGSERLFSQVGLATQAMLWHAGVQTVLPPGYLCCGYPQRGAGQFDKAEKIITDNRVLFHRVANTLNYLDIKTVVVSCGTCYDQLQGYHFDKIFPGCRIIDIHEFLLEKGIKLDGAGGYLFHDPCHSPMKQQDPMKTVKALVGDAVIKSERCCGESGTLAVSRPDISTQVRFRKEEEMRKAEATLRATGVVGQQQDLKILTSCPSCLQGLSRYGDDLQNGLLEADYIVVEMARKILGATWMEDYVARANAGGIERVLV
- a CDS encoding HIT family protein, whose translation is MKQAGCELCEHQATAAWSLVHAGERLRVVRVLDAPEFPAFYRVIWNEHVAEMSDLSHVDRAHLMDAVLAVEHVLRTSLKPTKINLATLGNVVPHLHWHVIARFDWDSHFPQPIWGSRQRTPEPPAGQRLAVPLTELDDRVRRALNA
- a CDS encoding gamma-butyrobetaine hydroxylase-like domain-containing protein, whose amino-acid sequence is MSSPTPTALTLHQASRVLEIGFDDGQTFRIPFELLRVYSPSAEVQGHGPGQEVLQTGKRNVLITDVAMVGHYALQPRFDDGHESGLYTWAYLYDLGARQAEHWAAYEARLKLAGVDRDTPMPPKDGPSCHSH